One stretch of Aquimarina sp. Aq107 DNA includes these proteins:
- a CDS encoding GNAT family N-acetyltransferase, whose protein sequence is MNYQISKATDSDLPLMQRLFYQTVTIYGSKIFTKEEVKIFSRLALDKKHWKAKFVDDYVYNAKLNGEVIGSFSLSKNGEIEYIFVHQNYQGRGIAKKLYQTLEEVAREANMLTLSTQINSNTKDFFKKNDFEIIQNIEKVAGGEDIVGYNGVKKLG, encoded by the coding sequence ATGAATTATCAAATATCCAAAGCTACTGACAGTGATTTGCCATTAATGCAACGATTATTCTATCAAACAGTTACCATCTATGGTTCTAAGATTTTTACCAAAGAAGAGGTGAAAATATTTTCTAGACTAGCATTAGATAAAAAACACTGGAAAGCAAAGTTTGTGGATGACTATGTATATAATGCTAAACTTAATGGAGAAGTTATTGGTTCATTTTCGCTTAGTAAAAATGGGGAAATAGAATATATTTTTGTTCATCAAAATTATCAAGGAAGAGGAATAGCAAAGAAACTTTACCAGACTTTAGAAGAAGTCGCAAGAGAAGCGAACATGTTAACCTTAAGCACTCAAATTAATTCTAATACAAAAGATTTTTTCAAAAAAAATGATTTTGAGATTATTCAAAATATAGAAAAAGTTGCGGGAGGAGAAGATATTGTTGGGTATAATGGTGTTAAAAAACTTGGTTAG
- the argS gene encoding arginine--tRNA ligase, which translates to MALQQTITEQVKAAIKELYSADLESVELQGTRKEFEGDITVVVFPMLRVVKGNPVQIGEALGAYLVEHMKEITSFNVVKGFLNLVIEDQYYLDFFAKIKDTNNYGFANPLEGDKAVMVEYSSPNTNKPLHLGHIRNNLLGYAVAEIIKASGKKVYKTQIINDRGIHICKSMVAWQKFGNGETPDSTGLKGDKLVGNYYVRFDKEYKNQISELVASGRTEDEAKKEAPILIEAQEMLRSWEAGDADVVDLWKTMNNWVYAGFDQTYKTLGVDFDSYYYESNTYLLGKDNIEEGLSNGVFFKKEDGSVWCDLTDEGLDEKLVLRSDGTAVYMTQDIGTAIQRVKDNPDIGGMIYTVGNEQDYHFKVLFLILKKLGYDWSKNLHHLSYGMVDLPSGKMKSREGTVVDADDLIVEMAVTAGEISKELGKLDGYSEEEKNSVYKTIGLGALKYFILKVDPKKRILFDPSESVDFQGNTGPFIQYTYARIQAILRKADFNSSTSVSDIVLDGKEKELIKLLEMYPDIIQSAAKDLSPAIVANYTYDLVKAYNSFFQNVSIFGADSETEKVFRVQLSEMVGKTIKSAFSLLGIQVPERM; encoded by the coding sequence ATGGCATTACAACAAACTATTACAGAACAAGTAAAAGCGGCAATAAAAGAATTATATAGTGCAGATTTAGAATCCGTAGAGTTACAAGGTACTCGTAAGGAGTTTGAAGGAGATATTACGGTTGTTGTTTTTCCGATGTTGCGAGTAGTAAAAGGGAACCCAGTTCAGATAGGAGAAGCTTTAGGGGCTTATTTAGTTGAGCATATGAAAGAAATTACTTCTTTTAACGTAGTAAAAGGATTTCTTAATTTAGTAATAGAAGATCAATATTATTTAGATTTTTTTGCTAAAATAAAAGATACTAATAATTATGGTTTTGCTAACCCGTTAGAGGGAGATAAGGCAGTAATGGTTGAATATTCTTCTCCTAATACAAATAAACCATTGCATTTAGGACATATTCGAAATAACTTATTAGGTTATGCCGTAGCTGAAATAATAAAGGCTAGTGGTAAAAAAGTATATAAAACTCAGATTATTAACGATAGAGGAATACATATTTGTAAAAGTATGGTAGCCTGGCAAAAGTTTGGGAATGGAGAAACTCCTGACTCTACAGGTTTAAAAGGAGATAAGTTAGTAGGGAATTATTATGTGCGTTTTGATAAAGAATATAAAAATCAGATATCAGAATTGGTAGCATCGGGAAGAACGGAAGATGAGGCAAAAAAAGAAGCCCCTATTCTTATTGAAGCCCAAGAAATGCTCAGAAGCTGGGAAGCAGGAGATGCGGATGTTGTGGACCTGTGGAAGACTATGAATAATTGGGTTTATGCAGGATTTGATCAAACATATAAGACGCTAGGTGTTGATTTTGATAGCTATTATTATGAAAGTAACACATATCTTTTAGGGAAAGATAATATAGAAGAAGGTTTATCGAATGGAGTGTTTTTTAAGAAAGAAGATGGATCTGTTTGGTGTGATCTCACAGATGAAGGTTTAGATGAAAAATTAGTGTTACGTAGTGATGGTACTGCTGTATATATGACACAGGATATAGGTACAGCTATCCAACGTGTAAAAGATAATCCTGATATCGGAGGAATGATTTATACTGTTGGTAACGAACAGGATTATCATTTTAAAGTTCTTTTTCTAATTCTTAAGAAGTTAGGATATGACTGGTCTAAAAATTTACATCATTTAAGTTATGGAATGGTTGATCTTCCAAGCGGTAAAATGAAAAGTAGAGAAGGTACCGTTGTAGATGCGGATGATCTTATTGTCGAAATGGCAGTGACCGCTGGAGAAATTTCAAAAGAATTGGGGAAACTTGATGGCTATTCTGAAGAAGAGAAGAATTCAGTCTATAAAACTATTGGTTTAGGAGCATTAAAATATTTCATTCTTAAAGTAGATCCTAAGAAAAGAATACTATTTGATCCTTCAGAATCAGTAGACTTTCAAGGAAATACCGGTCCTTTTATTCAATATACTTATGCAAGAATTCAGGCTATTTTGCGTAAAGCGGATTTCAATTCGAGTACTTCTGTAAGTGATATAGTATTGGATGGAAAAGAAAAAGAATTGATTAAATTGTTAGAGATGTATCCTGATATTATACAGAGTGCAGCTAAGGATTTAAGCCCTGCAATTGTTGCTAATTACACATATGATTTAGTAAAGGCGTATAATTCGTTTTTTCAGAATGTATCAATATTTGGAGCAGATTCTGAAACCGAGAAAGTTTTTAGAGTTCAACTGTCTGAAATGGTGGGTAAAACTATTAAATCTGCATTTAGTCTACTTGGGATTCAGGTTCCAGAGCGTATGTAA
- a CDS encoding tetratricopeptide repeat protein — MKHTYYCFTILLLFTSSIGLSQQKKLDSIIQVTKSISDSLNINLAADLIYELNLNEKFEEGLKYCDSVIRISKEIKYDKGVGQIHNEKAAIYNHTDDLYEALKCFDQAALYYGRINYTRGLAIIQNNKAVIEQRLGNPEKSITHLLEANQYYEKLKDSASLSTTINNIGNVYGDINELESAKKYYYQSLALKRNTNSKTIGSTLNNLALIYIKEKKLDSALVLLNESLTINKRENDSHGIAEAYSALGRISFIKKEYQQAKKYYESALFIGGKVAYKERLIRTKLSLGEVAIKTKKFQDAESYISAATTESQKLNSTPLLLNCYDLSSALDSAQGKYLDAYKWQKKYNNLFNAHTLKETSQKIELVKRRVEDEKKQQITLDKQKKSEQLAKEELFKQKIYTYLAIAAFVVAFIFIIGIVKSRLERAKYIKELNESNQVKNKLFSIVSHDLKNEIHGLDNTLNLLRDDVISENEFKEIIPLLSNSAHQTSLLLTNLLNWSKSQMNELKANPNTYDFSEIIREKIIFFSSKASQKEIKIINGLKNTTQVYADKDMCTIVTQNLIANAIKFCNPGDTITLFKKEEENVVKIYFNDTGIGISEENLKKIFSEETLTTKGTNNEAGTGLGLNICKELIALNQGTLTVESTLGKGSSFCITLPKNQNS; from the coding sequence ATGAAACATACCTATTATTGCTTTACCATTCTACTATTATTTACTAGTAGTATTGGGTTATCACAACAAAAAAAACTGGATAGCATTATTCAGGTTACAAAATCTATATCGGATTCCTTAAATATTAATCTTGCAGCTGATTTGATCTATGAATTGAATTTAAATGAAAAATTTGAAGAAGGTTTAAAATATTGCGATAGCGTTATTAGAATTTCTAAAGAGATCAAATACGATAAAGGTGTTGGACAGATACATAACGAAAAAGCTGCTATCTATAATCACACTGATGATTTATATGAAGCTTTAAAGTGTTTTGATCAAGCTGCTTTATACTACGGAAGAATAAATTACACAAGAGGGCTGGCGATAATTCAAAATAACAAAGCAGTTATTGAACAACGACTAGGAAATCCCGAAAAAAGCATTACACATCTTTTAGAAGCTAATCAATATTATGAAAAATTAAAAGATAGTGCTAGTCTATCCACAACTATTAACAACATTGGAAACGTCTATGGAGACATTAATGAGCTCGAATCCGCCAAAAAATATTATTATCAATCATTAGCACTAAAACGAAATACAAACTCGAAAACTATAGGTTCTACTCTTAATAATTTAGCACTAATTTATATCAAAGAAAAAAAATTAGATAGTGCATTGGTATTACTAAATGAATCTTTAACAATTAATAAAAGAGAAAATGATAGTCATGGAATTGCTGAGGCATATAGTGCTCTAGGCAGAATATCTTTTATTAAAAAAGAGTACCAGCAAGCCAAAAAGTATTATGAATCTGCACTTTTTATTGGAGGCAAAGTAGCCTATAAAGAAAGACTAATCAGAACAAAATTATCTCTTGGCGAAGTTGCTATAAAGACTAAGAAATTTCAAGATGCTGAAAGCTATATCTCTGCAGCTACTACTGAATCACAAAAGCTTAATTCTACACCATTACTTCTCAACTGTTATGATTTATCCTCTGCTCTAGACTCTGCACAAGGAAAATATCTAGACGCATATAAATGGCAAAAAAAATATAATAATTTATTTAATGCTCATACACTTAAAGAAACTAGTCAAAAAATAGAACTTGTAAAAAGAAGAGTTGAAGATGAAAAAAAGCAACAAATAACTTTAGATAAACAAAAAAAAAGTGAACAATTAGCTAAAGAAGAATTGTTCAAACAGAAAATATATACCTATTTGGCAATTGCAGCTTTTGTTGTTGCCTTCATTTTTATAATAGGAATAGTAAAAAGCAGATTAGAAAGAGCTAAATATATAAAAGAGTTAAATGAATCCAATCAAGTAAAAAACAAATTATTTTCTATTGTATCTCATGATTTAAAAAATGAAATACACGGTTTAGATAACACTCTTAATTTATTAAGAGATGATGTAATTTCCGAAAATGAATTTAAAGAGATAATCCCTTTACTTTCTAATAGTGCCCATCAAACATCCCTATTATTAACTAATCTATTAAACTGGTCCAAATCTCAGATGAATGAGCTTAAGGCAAACCCTAATACGTACGATTTTTCGGAAATTATACGAGAAAAAATTATATTTTTTTCATCAAAAGCTTCTCAAAAAGAAATCAAAATCATTAATGGCTTAAAAAATACCACACAGGTATATGCCGATAAAGATATGTGTACCATAGTAACCCAGAACCTGATTGCAAATGCAATAAAATTTTGCAATCCTGGAGACACCATAACCTTATTTAAAAAAGAAGAAGAGAACGTTGTAAAAATCTATTTTAATGACACCGGAATTGGAATATCTGAAGAAAATCTAAAGAAAATTTTTTCTGAAGAAACCTTGACCACAAAAGGAACTAACAACGAAGCTGGTACTGGATTAGGGTTAAATATTTGTAAAGAATTGATCGCTCTTAACCAAGGGACTCTAACTGTTGAAAGTACTCTTGGAAAAGGAAGTTCTTTTTGTATTACTCTACCAAAAAACCAAAACTCTTAA
- a CDS encoding TonB-dependent siderophore receptor → MLFFLFKVNSQTEKDTISLISFLNTIQEKFGYDFSYVNQELENINIIKPSDSISFERTIVYLRNNTPFDYTILKNNSVAVSFKFVEICGALVDITNRTISDASIQGIDDTAISDINGKFTLKVNSPNEKIKISFLGYSPVTVSALDFFNKPCKKITLIQKLEYINEIVLNDYLIKGIDKQLDGSIQIDYNDFGILPGLTEPDLLQTIQALPGVLSVNETVSDINVRGGTNDQNLILWDGIKMYQSSHFFGLISAFNPYLTKNVQVYKNGSSAKYGDGVSSVIAMNTTNKINNKLDASIGLNLISVDTYLDTPINKKSSIQLAVRHSINDILETPTYNQYFDKAFQNSEVFSTNNSGERFSFYDISMRWLYQLSPKDLIKVNALLMRNNLVFQENSSDTQINNSRESSATQNNIVGGILYQRNWSKLFQSELLLYGTNYVLETINSDIPNNQRLLQKNDVLENGLKLNTFLKTDANINLKNGYQFNETGISYLQELNNPTFRDLTKEVIRTHSLFSEIEYNSDSSSIYANLGARLNYLEKFDTYILEPRINFYKRFNNHFTIEVLGEIKSQSTSQVIDLQNDFLGIENRRWVLSNDENIPVLKSRQASIGLSYNHNNWLITTDIYYKDVKGIITRSQGFQNQFEFTNDHGSYEVLGIDFLINKRFKNFSTWLSYSYADNEYSFSNLSPSNFANNIDIRHNVNFAAAYNNKNLKISAGINWHSGKPTTFPNTTNSIENDIINYQNPNSNRLNSYTRIDLSSTYTFKIGKSINGLAGFSIWNLLNQENIFNQYFVIRNQSEIETIKEFGLGITPNAVFRLSF, encoded by the coding sequence ATGTTATTTTTTCTTTTTAAGGTAAATTCTCAAACCGAAAAAGATACAATTTCACTTATATCATTTTTAAATACTATACAGGAAAAATTTGGATATGATTTTTCTTATGTAAACCAAGAATTGGAAAATATTAATATTATTAAACCTTCTGATTCTATTTCTTTCGAACGAACCATTGTATATCTAAGAAATAACACTCCATTCGATTATACGATCCTAAAAAACAATTCTGTTGCTGTTAGTTTTAAGTTTGTAGAAATATGTGGTGCTTTAGTTGACATCACTAATAGAACTATATCTGATGCTTCTATTCAAGGAATCGATGATACCGCTATTAGTGATATTAATGGCAAATTCACGCTTAAAGTAAATTCTCCTAATGAAAAAATTAAAATTAGCTTTTTAGGTTACTCACCAGTCACTGTTTCTGCACTTGATTTTTTTAACAAACCTTGTAAAAAAATAACATTAATTCAAAAACTAGAGTATATAAACGAAATCGTCCTAAATGACTATTTAATTAAAGGGATAGATAAACAACTTGATGGTTCTATTCAAATCGATTATAATGATTTTGGTATTTTGCCTGGTCTTACAGAACCAGACCTATTACAAACTATACAAGCACTTCCAGGAGTTCTTAGTGTAAACGAAACTGTTTCTGATATCAATGTAAGGGGAGGTACTAATGATCAAAACCTAATTCTATGGGATGGTATTAAAATGTATCAATCTAGTCACTTTTTTGGGCTTATCTCCGCATTTAATCCTTATCTAACTAAAAATGTTCAGGTATACAAAAATGGTTCAAGCGCCAAATATGGTGATGGTGTTTCAAGTGTAATAGCAATGAATACGACTAACAAAATTAACAATAAGTTAGACGCAAGTATTGGTTTAAATTTAATCAGTGTTGATACTTATTTAGATACTCCAATAAATAAAAAATCTTCCATTCAATTAGCAGTAAGACATTCTATTAATGATATATTAGAAACACCAACATATAATCAGTACTTTGACAAAGCATTCCAAAATTCTGAAGTATTTAGCACTAATAATTCTGGAGAGCGATTTTCTTTCTATGATATAAGTATGAGATGGCTATATCAATTATCTCCTAAAGATCTTATAAAAGTAAATGCTCTTCTAATGCGAAACAACCTGGTTTTTCAAGAAAATTCTTCTGATACCCAGATTAATAACTCTAGAGAAAGTAGTGCTACACAAAACAACATCGTAGGTGGTATTCTTTATCAAAGAAATTGGAGTAAACTTTTTCAGAGTGAACTACTATTGTATGGCACAAATTATGTCCTAGAAACAATTAATTCTGACATACCAAATAATCAGCGACTTTTACAAAAAAATGATGTTCTAGAAAATGGTTTAAAACTAAATACATTTCTTAAAACTGATGCAAATATTAATTTGAAAAATGGATACCAATTCAATGAAACTGGTATATCATATTTACAAGAATTAAATAATCCAACATTTAGAGATCTTACTAAAGAAGTAATCCGTACGCATAGTTTATTTTCTGAGATAGAATATAATTCTGACAGCAGTTCTATATATGCAAACCTAGGTGCTCGTCTTAATTACTTAGAAAAGTTTGACACATACATTCTCGAACCAAGAATTAATTTTTACAAAAGATTTAATAATCACTTTACAATTGAGGTTTTAGGAGAAATCAAAAGTCAATCTACATCTCAAGTTATAGATCTACAGAATGATTTTCTAGGCATTGAAAACAGAAGATGGGTATTATCTAATGATGAAAACATTCCTGTTTTAAAAAGTAGACAAGCTTCTATAGGCCTTAGCTATAATCATAATAATTGGCTTATAACTACAGATATATACTATAAGGATGTAAAAGGAATTATTACTAGAAGTCAAGGATTTCAGAATCAATTCGAATTCACTAATGATCACGGTTCATACGAAGTATTAGGTATTGATTTTTTGATTAACAAGAGATTTAAAAACTTTAGTACTTGGCTTAGTTATTCGTATGCAGATAATGAATACTCATTCTCTAATTTAAGTCCATCCAATTTTGCCAACAATATTGATATTAGGCATAACGTAAACTTTGCAGCTGCATATAATAATAAAAACTTAAAGATATCTGCCGGTATAAATTGGCATAGTGGAAAACCAACTACATTTCCTAATACCACAAATAGCATTGAAAATGATATCATAAATTACCAAAACCCTAATAGCAATAGATTAAATAGCTACACCAGAATCGATCTTTCATCTACCTATACTTTTAAAATAGGAAAAAGCATTAACGGTTTAGCTGGGTTTTCAATTTGGAATCTTTTAAATCAAGAAAACATTTTTAATCAATATTTCGTCATAAGAAATCAAAGTGAAATTGAAACTATAAAAGAATTTGGTTTAGGCATTACACCTAATGCTGTTTTTCGATTAAGTTTCTAA
- a CDS encoding FecR family protein — MKKEDLINKWLNNDQLTKQESEAFEKLDAYDSYVKISETAKKFSAPDYDTISNLQNLTNDLSKKKQMPKRKSYIKILFPIAAIFVIGIGLYFSFFKQYDTTIKTISDKSTINLPDDSMIRLNATSSLTYNEKNWESERKISLQGEAYFKVAKGKKFDVHTPSGIVSVIGTRFNIKQRENFFEVICYEGVVSVAIGDETKYLRAGDALEYDSNVILDKKITDQEPKWYYNKSYFYKVPFSKVLKELEWQFGVTLETKNIDPSILFTGNFVHSDIENALKSVTIPMRIKYVINNKTVTLSKE; from the coding sequence ATGAAAAAGGAGGATCTTATTAATAAGTGGTTGAATAATGATCAACTCACTAAGCAGGAATCAGAGGCGTTTGAGAAATTGGACGCCTATGATTCTTATGTAAAAATATCAGAAACTGCTAAAAAATTTAGTGCGCCTGATTATGATACAATAAGTAATTTACAAAACCTTACTAACGATTTATCTAAGAAAAAACAAATGCCAAAAAGAAAATCTTATATTAAAATATTGTTTCCTATAGCTGCAATCTTTGTGATTGGGATTGGCTTATATTTTTCTTTTTTTAAACAATATGACACTACAATTAAAACGATAAGTGATAAATCTACCATTAATCTTCCTGATGATTCAATGATAAGACTTAATGCTACCTCTTCATTAACTTACAATGAAAAAAATTGGGAAAGTGAACGTAAAATATCATTACAAGGAGAAGCATATTTTAAAGTTGCTAAAGGTAAAAAATTTGATGTCCATACTCCATCAGGGATCGTAAGTGTTATAGGAACTAGGTTTAATATTAAGCAAAGAGAAAACTTTTTTGAGGTAATCTGTTACGAAGGAGTTGTTAGTGTTGCTATAGGTGATGAAACAAAGTATTTGAGAGCTGGAGATGCACTAGAATATGATTCGAATGTTATATTAGACAAAAAGATTACTGATCAAGAACCTAAATGGTATTATAATAAAAGTTATTTCTATAAAGTTCCCTTTTCTAAAGTTCTTAAAGAATTAGAATGGCAATTTGGAGTTACACTAGAAACAAAAAATATAGATCCTTCTATTCTATTTACGGGTAATTTTGTACATTCAGATATTGAAAATGCATTAAAATCGGTTACGATTCCAATGCGTATAAAATATGTGATTAATAACAAAACAGTAACTTTATCTAAAGAGTGA
- a CDS encoding SDR family oxidoreductase → MRILLTGANGYIGMRLLPLLLDAGHDIICCVRDRDRLSIDHEMIEKVSIVEIDFLEDPNTSKLPHDIDVAYYLIHSMSSSTSDFDKKEEISAQNFNLYVAQTNIKQVIYLSGIVNEKNLSKHLWSRKNVEETLYKGNFNLTVLRSGIIVGSGSSSFEIIRDLCEKLPIMLTPKWVNTKTHPIAIRDVLSFMTGVLGNTECYNQSFDISGPNVITYKQMLLLYSKVRGISLLILTLPVMTPKLSSYWLYFVTSTSYKLALNLVDSMSIPVIANDNRLQKILGIEPMTYTKALELAFIKIEQNQVVSSWKDSMVSGRFDKDIQKYVKVPKKGCLRDYKKMNIDNPHRVIERIWAIGGETGWYYGDWMWKIRGHIDKFFGGVGLRRGRTNPDKINSGDALDFWRVLVADKNEKRLLLFAEMKVPGEAWLEFDIDKNNILHQTATFRPRGIWGRLYWYLMVPFHYFIFGGMIRNISSNKVKKIR, encoded by the coding sequence ATGCGAATATTACTTACAGGTGCTAATGGTTATATTGGCATGAGGTTACTCCCTTTATTACTAGACGCTGGTCACGATATTATTTGCTGCGTAAGAGATAGAGATAGGCTTTCTATAGATCATGAAATGATCGAAAAAGTATCTATTGTAGAAATAGACTTTTTAGAAGACCCAAATACTTCTAAACTACCTCATGATATTGATGTAGCATATTACTTGATTCATTCTATGAGTTCTTCTACTTCTGATTTTGATAAAAAAGAAGAAATTTCTGCGCAAAATTTCAATCTCTATGTAGCACAAACTAACATAAAACAAGTAATATATTTAAGCGGTATTGTAAACGAAAAAAACCTATCCAAGCATTTATGGTCCAGAAAAAATGTTGAGGAAACCTTATATAAAGGAAATTTTAATCTTACTGTTTTACGTTCAGGAATCATTGTTGGGTCAGGCAGTTCCTCTTTCGAGATAATTCGAGATCTCTGCGAGAAATTACCTATTATGCTAACACCAAAATGGGTAAATACCAAAACACATCCGATTGCTATAAGAGATGTCTTAAGTTTTATGACAGGAGTATTAGGAAATACCGAATGTTATAATCAATCATTTGATATCAGCGGGCCTAATGTCATTACTTATAAACAAATGCTTTTGTTATATTCTAAAGTACGTGGAATCAGTTTACTTATTCTAACACTTCCAGTAATGACTCCCAAACTTTCTTCGTATTGGTTATACTTTGTTACTTCTACATCGTATAAACTTGCGCTAAATTTAGTAGATAGTATGAGTATTCCTGTAATAGCCAACGACAATCGATTACAAAAAATATTAGGTATTGAACCTATGACATATACCAAAGCTTTAGAATTAGCTTTTATTAAAATAGAACAAAATCAGGTGGTATCAAGCTGGAAAGATTCTATGGTTAGTGGTCGTTTTGATAAAGATATTCAGAAATATGTAAAAGTTCCAAAAAAGGGATGTCTTAGAGATTATAAAAAGATGAATATAGATAACCCTCATCGAGTAATCGAAAGAATCTGGGCGATAGGTGGTGAAACTGGTTGGTATTATGGAGATTGGATGTGGAAAATAAGGGGACATATTGATAAATTCTTTGGCGGAGTTGGTTTACGAAGAGGAAGAACTAATCCCGATAAAATCAACTCTGGAGATGCTTTAGATTTTTGGAGAGTTTTAGTGGCTGATAAGAATGAAAAACGTCTACTACTTTTTGCAGAAATGAAGGTTCCTGGTGAAGCTTGGCTTGAATTTGACATCGACAAAAACAACATACTTCATCAAACTGCTACCTTTAGACCAAGAGGCATTTGGGGGCGATTATATTGGTATCTGATGGTACCCTTTCATTACTTTATATTTGGAGGAATGATACGTAATATCAGTTCAAACAAGGTTAAAAAAATCAGATAA
- a CDS encoding RNA polymerase sigma factor — MPKTLFKDVCEERLFSELFKKHSKNLHDFIYYKYGSHINPKDQVQEAFIKLWDNCNKVSIEKAKSFLFTVANNLTLNQIKHDKVKLNYKLTETKSSTNESPQFIMEEKEYLLKYQNALSNLTESQRVAFLMNRIEGKKHKEIADLLGISRKAVEKRIYGALEKLRKDIEGI; from the coding sequence ATGCCAAAAACTCTCTTCAAAGATGTTTGCGAGGAAAGACTGTTTTCAGAATTATTTAAAAAACATTCTAAAAATCTTCACGACTTCATTTATTACAAATATGGTTCTCATATAAATCCTAAAGATCAAGTTCAGGAAGCTTTTATTAAGCTATGGGATAATTGTAATAAAGTTTCAATAGAAAAAGCAAAGAGTTTTTTATTCACCGTAGCTAATAATCTTACTTTAAATCAGATAAAACATGATAAAGTAAAATTAAATTATAAGTTAACGGAAACAAAAAGTAGTACAAATGAAAGTCCTCAATTTATAATGGAGGAAAAAGAATATCTTTTAAAATATCAAAATGCACTATCTAACTTAACAGAATCTCAACGAGTTGCGTTTTTGATGAATAGAATAGAAGGCAAAAAGCACAAAGAAATTGCTGACTTATTAGGTATTTCTAGAAAAGCAGTAGAAAAAAGAATTTATGGTGCTCTAGAAAAGTTGAGAAAAGATATTGAAGGAATTTAA